One genomic window of Papilio machaon chromosome 17, ilPapMach1.1, whole genome shotgun sequence includes the following:
- the LOC106721668 gene encoding uncharacterized protein LOC106721668 translates to MSDNSEICVFCRDQTFDKVIKFTAETIKKCKTVLEYRQNKMIKRKSRTSYNKVEIPDETSFKDGYHAQCYKLFTAIKIPPDFQKPQKSEAECDNALQVSGDSKIYFSDSSSTTQVAGTIRDEPGVSNESEHEFEDSGDQFCAVDPLCDEVLPPVKCFICERARKRHRGREVPLAVNRFRTIDLIKSAATEHCDIVMLKKLSSFSKHYDIPYHKCCKDQYLRTISKGDESDFLKKRKASNTAYVMLCQILEEYCVENNEGILFDAVKKEYHNLLIEQCKLLSDSINSSSFSDRYLERKIMDTFKKKIKIICKGNQKFLVPFSALQ, encoded by the exons ATGAGTGATAATAGTGAgatttgtgtattttgtaGAGATCAAACATttgataaagttattaaatttacggcggaaacaataaaaaaatgtaagactGTTCTGGAGTATCGTCAAAACAAAATGATTAAAAGGAAATCACGCACTTCCTATAATAAAGTAGAAATTCCAGACGAAACTTCATTTAAAGACGGTTATCATGCGCAgtgttacaaattatttacagcGATTAAAATACCACCTGATTTCCAGAAGCCACAAAAAAGTGAAGCAGAATGTGATAATGCGCTCCAAGTTTCTGGAGATTCCAAGATCTATTTTTCTGATAGTTCCTCAACAACTCAGGTTGCTGGTACTATAAGAGACGA accAGGAGTATCAAATGAGTCTGAGCATGAATTTGAGGATTCTGGTGATCAGTTTTGTGCAGTTGACCCCTTATGTGATGAGGTTTTACCACCAGTAAAATGCTTCATTTGTGAAAGAGCACGTAAACGACATCGTGGCCGTGAAGTTCCATTGGCAGTCAATAGATTTCGAACTATTGATCTAATAAAAAGTGCAGCTACTGAACATTGTGACATAGTAATGTTGAAAAAACTCAGTTCCTTTTCTAAACATTATGATATTCCTTATCACAAATGTTGTAAAGATCAATATTTACGAACCATTTCAAAAGGAGATGAGAGTGATTTTCTTAAAAAGAGGAAGGCATCAAACACAGCTTATGTCATGCTTTGTCAAATTTTGGAGGAATATTGTGTTGAAAACAATGAAGGAATTTTGTTTGATGCTGTCAAGAAAGAATACCACAATTTACTCATCGAACAATGCAAGCTATTATCTGATTCTATTAACAGCAGTTCATTTTCAGATCGTTACTTAGAAAGAAAGATAAtggatacatttaaaaaaaagataaagattATCTGTAAAGGAAATCAAAAGTTTCTTGTTCCATTTTCGGCCCTACAatga
- the LOC106721568 gene encoding 40S ribosomal protein S29 — MGHANIWYSHPRRYGQGSRSCRACSNRHGLIRKYGLNICRQCFREYAHDIGFKKLD; from the exons ATGGGTCACGCAAATATCTGGTATTCTCACCCCCGAAGATACGGGCAAGGATCCCGTTCATG CCGAGCTTGTTCTAACCGACATGGACTTATCCGCAAGTATGGTTTGAACATTTGCAGACAATGCTTCAGAGAATACGCACATGACATTGGTTTCAAGaag CTGGATTAA
- the LOC106721667 gene encoding mucin-5AC, whose product MGAQHLCCKGFCTKGVNRAAAVRTSGETSSSVVELSSSTSSTSTTTSTTTTTTTTTTTTTTPSTTTTSSTTTTTTPAPTTTTTTTTEPPRPFFQLLPIQNPPTPAPAAPAKVGKTQKFVCPKKAAPVVLFPIPCETNSQCRASSGADQVCCQGRCVKGDPAPRPTVQQSHQPLLGVIPRECPAAPLGELLFEVQSCKSDADCWPRVCCPDGTRSYCRTARARLDLVPVANAIDAPLRSFEQYLQCTAPPQHDPFPQRCSSSVDCFPNLCCAEGGKKHCRPPQRSLFSLLAGVTQRFG is encoded by the exons ATGGGTGCCCAGCACCTCTGCTGCAAAGGCTTCTGTACAAAAGGCGTGAACAGAGCAGCCGCTGTTCG AACTAGTGGTGAGACGAGCAGTAGTGTAGTCGAGTTGAGTAGCAGCACAAGTAGCACCAGCACCACCACTAGCACCACAACGACCACCACCACCACAACGACCACCACTACAACACCGAGTACCACCACCACCAGCTCCACTACTACGACGACCACACCGGCGCCGACCACCACCACAACAACCACCACGGAACCGCCCAGACCGTTCTTCCAGCTGCTGCCCATACAGAACCCACCTACTCCAGCGCCTGCTGCGCCCGCTAAAGTCG GCAAAACCCAAAAGTTTGTGTGTCCTAAGAAGGCGGCGCCCGTGGTTTTATTCCCAATTCCCTGCGAGACCAACTCCCAGTGTAGAGCAAGCAGTGGGGCTGACCAGGTGTGCTGTCAGGGACGATGCGTCAAGGGAGACCCGGCTCCACGGCCCACTGTGCAGCAAAGCCATCAAC CTTTACTTGGCGTAATACCTCGCGAGTGTCCGGCGGCGCCACTGGGCGAGTTGCTCTTCGAGGTGCAGTCGTGCAAGTCTGACGCGGACTGCTGGCCGCGTGTCTGCTGCCCCGACGGCACCCGCTCGTACTGTCGCACGGCGCGCGCCCGACTCGACCTCGTGCCCGTCGCCAACGCCATTGATGCAC cTTTGCGGTCATTTGAACAGTACTTACAATGTACAGCGCCACCGCAACACGACCCGTTCCCGCAACGCTGCAGCTCGAGCGTAGATTGTTTCCCAAACCTGTGTTGTGCAGAAGGTGGCAAAAAACACTGTCGTCCTCCGCAACGTAGCCTTTTCTCTCTACTCGCTGGTGTCACgcag agATTTGggtaa
- the LOC106721621 gene encoding transmembrane emp24 domain-containing protein 1, giving the protein MINMYYLTSCIIISIICKNVNSQYIYETDMNFRVDPGSRTCFFEHGKVGQMMEVHYEVLDGQHGDLDISFDILDPNGVKLLSDYKRSQNTFIMELEHEGEYVFCLDNSYSIMNSKLVFVDVLMENKDMEEESTVVGEGEELEEIIQWMGVDEAGVTYYVDVSNITETLMRILKSVGHARHQLYRYGAMKSRDSYIAFEDTFIVDMWSSFQITFMFIVGMLQVYMIKKLFKNPCYVNKH; this is encoded by the coding sequence atgataaatatgtattatttaacgtcttgcattattatttctattatatgCAAAAATGTGAATTCACAATATATTTACGAAACCGACATGAATTTTCGTGTGGATCCTGGATCGCGGACATGTTTCTTTGAACATGGTAAAGTTGGACAAATGATGGAGGTGCATTACGAAGTTTTAGATGGACAACATGGCGATTTGGATATTTCTTTCGATATATTAGATCCAAACGGTGTGAAGCTATTATCAGATTATAAAAGATCTCAGAATACGTTCATAATGGAATTGGAGCATGAGGGtgaatatgtattttgtttggaCAATTCGTATAGTATTATGAATTCTAAACTCGTGTTTGTCGACGTGCTGATGGAGAATAAAGATATGGAAGAAGAGTCTACTGTTGTGGGTGAAGGTGAAGAGTTGGAGGAGATAATACAATGGATGGGTGTCGACGAGGCGGGTGTAACATATTATGTTGACGTATCGAACATAACGGAAACATTGATGCGTATTCTCAAGTCTGTGGGTCATGCGCGACATCAGTTGTACCGGTACGGCGCTATGAAGTCACGTGACAGCTACATCGCATTCGAAGACACCTTCATTGTGGACATGTGGTCaagttttcaaataacttttatgttCATTGTTGGAATGTTACAGGTTTATATGataaagaaactttttaagaATCCATGTTATGTCAATAAACactaa
- the LOC106721620 gene encoding uncharacterized protein LOC106721620, with protein MGLFVCLLKFILKILIYFAVFVSVILLIPNLPPYSKFTAIKLEPTQPRSGVLAPNTALNNADKLFTNKLIGPESFLIYNGELYTGLATGEVVKISPGGHITFVTKIGQPCTGLSQEHICGRPLGLEIDEKNNILYVADAYYGIWKVNLKNDKKQLLVLPNEAIDDRYPKIFNDIALDKSGNIYWTHSSSDYDLKDGAMTPLSDPSGRLSFYNSKTNRSNVLVDDLWFPNGVVLSPDSQFVLVSESNRYRLLKYYINGPKKGKTETFAAGLPGIPDNLKVLPDGSGVIVSLYVAYDDENPLLSRTLAATPLARKFLARLIRMIEIPFEFLNEQYPHVILEEIVYKIGHFSSLSGILPQSSGILQLNWDGEIIASYFNTDKSIGTVSDAIVYNDKLYIGSPHSSYIGSVPVPPLLKNAFSKSRTGAAATNNAEVKRAQPKVESAPTTKNVNKPETEKVKLAEKTDVPKPAVQKPIANQPNVGSQQIKKESSKTEKVEVKPNKQEAVVKPKPVETKPIKQETASVPKPVDNKPIKEETKPKKVETKPIKEEYKPKPVETKPNKKETETKSKPAESKPIKQESLTKAKTVEPESSKKETKSVPVDPKSTAPKHQTVPQKGTETVNSKSEPKPVQGKETQSKKSKESDIKQNVVQPEPVKAAKVEKPEVKPSQSKTDKTKVKTPTEPQKPVPDQIPVKEEIPSDRVQPAKETLKVIKKNGPVEIPNPN; from the exons ATGGGGTTATTTGtatgtcttttaaaatttattttgaagatattaatatattttgctgTGTTTGTATCTGTTATCCTCCTTATTCCGAATTTGCCTCCGTACTCGAAGTTCACCGCTATAAA gcTTGAACCTACTCAGCCTAGGAGCGGAGTTTTAGCTCCTAATACAGCGCTTAACAATGCggataaattatttaccaaTAAACTAATTGGACctgaatcatttttaatttataatggtGAACTTTACACTGGTCTTGCGACCGGTGAAGTTGTCAAAATTTCACCTGGCGGTCATATTACTTTTGTTACGAAAATAGGTCAGCCTTGCA CTGGCCTTTCACAAGAACATATTTGTGGCCGTCCCCTTGGATTAGAAatagatgaaaaaaataacatattgtatGTAGCTGATGCCTACTATGGTATATGGAAAGTGAATCTCAAGAATGATAAAAAACAGCTACTTGTTTTACCAAATGAGGCAATAGATGACAGAtatccaaaaatatttaatgacatTGCTTTGGACAAAAGTGGTAATATATATTGGACACATTCATCAAGTGATTATGACTTGAAAGATGGTGCAATGACACCTCTATCTGACCCATCTGGAAg ATTATCattttacaattcaaaaactaatagaAGCAATGTGCTCGTTGACGATCTCTGGTTTCCCAATGGAGTAGTTTTATCACCTGATAGTCAATTTGTACTAGTGAGTGAGTCGAATCGCTATAGGctacttaaatattacattaatggACCCAAGAAAGGAAAGACTGAAACCTTTGCAGCAGGTTTACCAG GAATTCCAGATAATTTGAAAGTTTTGCCCGATGGCTCCGGTGTTATTGTTTCGTTGTACGTCGCTTACGATGATGAAAATCCACTCCTCAGTCGGACACTAGCCGCCACACCGTTGGCGAGGAAATTCTTAGCGCGTCTTATTAGAATGATAGAGATACCTTTCGAATTTCTCAACGAGCAGTATCCACACGTCATATTAGAGGAAATAGTTTACAAG aTTGGACATTTCTCCAGTTTATCTGGTATTTTACCACAATCATCAGGTATATTGCAATTAAACTGGGACGGTGAAATAATTGcgtcatattttaatacagaCAAAAGCATTGGTACAGTTAGTGATGCTATTGTATATAATGATAAATTGTACATAGGAAGCCCACATTCATCGTACATTGGATCAGTTCCTGTTCCACCACTTCTAAAGAATGCCTTTTCCAAGAGTCGCACAGGTGCAGCGGCAACCAATAATGCAGAAGTAAAAAGAGCGCAGCCAAAAGTTGAGTCGGCACCTACaactaaaaatgttaacaaaccagaaacggaaaaaGTGAAACTTGCTGAAAAGACAGATGTACCTAAACCTGCAGTACAAAAACCAATAGCAAATCAACCAAATGTGGGTAGTCAACAGATAAAAAAGGAATCAAGTAAAACTGAAAAAGTTGAAGTGAAACCAAATAAACAAGAAGCTGTGGTGAAACCTAAGCCTGTAGAAACAAAACCAATCAAACAAGAAACTGCAAGTGTCCCTAAGCCGGTTGATAACAAACCTATTAAAGAAGAGACAAAACCTAAAAAAGTTGAAACAAAACCCATTAAAGAAGAATACAAACCAAAACCTGTAGAAACGAAACCGAATAAGAAGGAAACTGAAACAAAATCTAAACCAGCTGAAAGTAAGCCCATTAAACAAGAAAGTTTAACGAAGGCAAAAACTGTTGAACCGGAATCAAGTAAAAAAGAGACCAAATCTGTTCCTGTAGATCCAAAAAGTACAGCACCTAAACACCAGACTGTGCCTCAGAAAGGAACAGAAACTGTTAATTCTAAATCAGAACCAAAACCGGTGCAAGGCAAAGAGacacaaagtaaaaaatcaaaagaatcagatattaaacaaaatgttgtgCAACCAGAACCAGTCAAGGCAGCTAAAGTCGAGAAACCTGAGGTAAAACCATCACAGTCTAAAacagataaaacaaaagttaagACTCCTACTGAACCCCAAAAACCTGTACCAGATCAAATTCCAGTCAAAGAAGAGATCCCGTCCGATAGAGTCCAGCCTGCAAAAGAGACattgaaagtaataaaaaagaatggaCCCGTAGAAATCCCTAatcctaattaa
- the LOC106721670 gene encoding NADH dehydrogenase [ubiquinone] 1 alpha subcomplex subunit 8-like — protein MVVTKNVKLPECNELMVPEVDLTTSTLMSAGAHLGKDCEAVNNEFMLCRYELNDPRACLDLGRKVTACTLNFFRKVKKNCLEEFKQYSNCVDKSSGNYSLRYCRKTQAVFDECMLKKLKIERPDFGYFTRARVHCSPSPAPAAPPCPCHKKYPDATPSLPDSRPRPPARFTSRYYHVTE, from the coding sequence ATGGTGGTGACAAAAAATGTGAAGCTACCGGAGTGCAACGAGCTGATGGTGCCCGAGGTGGACCTGACGACTTCGACATTGATGAGCGCAGGGGCGCACCTCGGCAAAGACTGTGAGGCCGTAAACAATGAGTTCATGCTGTGCCGTTACGAGCTCAACGATCCCCGCGCCTGCCTCGACCTCGGCAGGAAAGTCACCGCCTGCACACTCAACTTCTTCAGGAAAGTGAAGAAGAATTGCTTAGAAGAGTTCAAGCAGTACTCCAACTGCGTAGACAAGAGTTCCGGAAATTACTCGCTGAGATATTGTCGCAAAACTCAAGCCGTGTTCGATGAATGCATGTTAAAAAAGTTGAAGATTGAGAGACCGGATTTTGGTTACTTTACTAGAGCTCGCGTGCACTGTAGCCCAAGCCCGGCGCCCGCTGCTCCGCCCTGCCCCTGCCATAAAAAGTATCCCGACGCAACACCCTCCCTGCCGGACTCCAGGCCACGCCCACCGGCTAGGTTCACTAGTCGCTACTACCATGTCACTGAATGA